One genomic segment of Sminthopsis crassicaudata isolate SCR6 chromosome 4, ASM4859323v1, whole genome shotgun sequence includes these proteins:
- the DLX4 gene encoding homeobox protein DLX-4 isoform X1, with the protein MMPGIFRPKVTVTMTSLPATLPGPDVPKASFQNYPPVRPPAHSLSSYPCGLQTSSPEPPEGPYPGAPQPYGFAVGYPYVSPTAPSGPHLPYQQPGTASLHLRSPAVNLQAVADLEKPLGLSQPEGLQLNTRTKKLRKPRTIYSSLQLQHLNQRFQHTQYLALPERAQLAAQLGLTQTQVKIWFQNKRSKYKKIMKQGSNIQDGELLGALPALSPSLPSVWDMPRTLPTGGYVGNFGIWYQQQHSQDAQAAPQMM; encoded by the exons ATGATGCCAGGAATTTTTAGGCCCAAGGTCACTGTAACCATGACCTCTTTGCCTGCCACCCTCCCGGGACCCGATGTCCCTAAAGCCTCCTTCCAGAACTACCCTCCTGTCCGTCCGCCCGCACACTCCCTTTCCTCGTACCCCTGTGGTCTGCAGACCTCATCCCCTGAGCCCCCCGAAGGGCCCTATCCCGGAGCTCCGCAGCCGTACGGCTTCGCTGTAGGTTACCCCTATGTCAGCCCCACAGCCCCCAGCGGCCCCCACCTGCCTTACCAGCAGCCCGGGACCGCCTCGCTGCATCTCCGTAGCCCTGCAGTGAATCTGCAGGCGGTAGCAG ACCTGGAGAAGCCACTTGGGTTATCACAGCCAGAAGGACTCCAGCTGAATACCAGGACCAAGAAACTTCGAAAGCCAAGAACCATCTATTCCAGCCTCCAGCTTCAACATCTGAACCAACGTTTCCAGCACACACAGTATCTGGCCCTTCCGGAGAGGGCTCAGCTAGCTGCCCAGCTAGGTTTAACTCAAACTCAG gTGAAGATCTGGTTTCAGAACAAACGttcaaaatataagaaaatcatgaaacagGGGTCCAACATTCAAGATGGGGAGCTTCTGGGGGCCCTCCCAGCCCTATCCCCATCCCTTCCCTCAGTATGGGATATGCCCAGGACATTGCCTACTGGGGGTTATGTCGGCAACTTTGGGATCTGGTACCAGCAACAACATTCCCAAGATGCTCAGGCAGCACCCCAGATGATGTGA
- the DLX4 gene encoding homeobox protein DLX-4 isoform X2, translating to MRLEDMFFGLGTFCLLTFRSRGTRKDPSPMPLVPKKSSSQTRSRRKVSVWAQSLHLSCLLTPEPLSLSSTASAQLRFRTDSPRLFLIRLRKSQTVFSRDLEKPLGLSQPEGLQLNTRTKKLRKPRTIYSSLQLQHLNQRFQHTQYLALPERAQLAAQLGLTQTQVKIWFQNKRSKYKKIMKQGSNIQDGELLGALPALSPSLPSVWDMPRTLPTGGYVGNFGIWYQQQHSQDAQAAPQMM from the exons ATGAGACTGGAGGATATGTTTTTTGGTCTCGGAACATTCTGTTTACTGACCTTTCGGAGCAGGGGGACAAGAAAAGATCCGAGCCCTATGCCCCTCGTCCCCAAGAAAAGCAGTAGCCAGACCAGGAGCAGGAGGAAAGTGTCAGTGTGGGCTCAATCCCTGCACCTGTCTTGCCTCCTTACTCCTGaacctctttccctctcctcaacTGCCTCTGCCCAACTACGATTCAGAACCGATTCACCCAGGCTTTTCCTCATCCGGCTCCGCAAGTCTCAAACTGTCTTCTCTCGGG ACCTGGAGAAGCCACTTGGGTTATCACAGCCAGAAGGACTCCAGCTGAATACCAGGACCAAGAAACTTCGAAAGCCAAGAACCATCTATTCCAGCCTCCAGCTTCAACATCTGAACCAACGTTTCCAGCACACACAGTATCTGGCCCTTCCGGAGAGGGCTCAGCTAGCTGCCCAGCTAGGTTTAACTCAAACTCAG gTGAAGATCTGGTTTCAGAACAAACGttcaaaatataagaaaatcatgaaacagGGGTCCAACATTCAAGATGGGGAGCTTCTGGGGGCCCTCCCAGCCCTATCCCCATCCCTTCCCTCAGTATGGGATATGCCCAGGACATTGCCTACTGGGGGTTATGTCGGCAACTTTGGGATCTGGTACCAGCAACAACATTCCCAAGATGCTCAGGCAGCACCCCAGATGATGTGA